Genomic window (Nicotiana sylvestris chromosome 7, ASM39365v2, whole genome shotgun sequence):
GTCGAGATACCATCTTTAAGGGTCATCCAAGAGGCCAAGTTGGACAATGTACAGTGGATACATGTCAGACAGGAGAAACTCATACTTATTGACGAGAAAAGAATGGATGCAGTATGCCATGATCAACAATATCAGGACAGAATGGCCAGTGCATTCAACAAAATAGTGAAGCCTCGCCAGTTCACACCGGGGTAATTAGTTCTAAAGAAAATCTTTCTCCACCAGAAATAAGCAAAGGAAGC
Coding sequences:
- the LOC138873542 gene encoding uncharacterized protein, producing MDGAVEAANKNIKRILRKIVHNHRKWHEKLSFTLLGYRTTMRTSTGATSYMLVYGTEVVIPVEVEIPSLRVIQEAKLDNVQWIHVRQEKLILIDEKRMDAVCHDQQYQDRMASAFNKIVKPRQFTPG